The stretch of DNA GGGGCAGTATGACATGTCGCCTGGGCACTTGAAGCCGGCCGCGCCATCAAGAGCCGCCCTGACCTTGACGTCGACATCGGCACCGACCTTGACAAGGGCATCGACCTTGGCTTCGATATCAACGGCGGCattgacctcgacgtcgacgtcggcgccaaCGATGGCAGGGATAGTGCGGCTCACGACGGcgttggccgtggccgtgctGGCCAGGAGGCTGGCAAAGGCGACAGTGAAGCGCATTTTGATGTTCCGAGTACGGTGAGGTACTAGAAGGTATAGGTTGCGAACAAGAGCGATTACGAAACAAAGTGCTAAAGAGCGACTGATGCTTTTGAAGCAAGCGAGTGACTGTTGCCAAAACAAACGGCAAGGTTAGAGAAGTTGATGGACGAGCAGATCGGCCAAGCCCTGTAAGCGGATCAGCTTCTCTTATATAGAGCCGGCGGGCCATGGTGTTGCTCGCGCACATAGACGGCGGGCCTTGGCCTGTTCACTCACTCCGTGGTTGCGGGGGTGGGCGACCGCACCGTATTCGGTCCATGAGCGAGCACCATGTCCGAATGGAGGCTAAACGAGTAATCTACGCGCATGCAGTAGCTCATGGCGCACCCCTGAGGCCATCGTGGGTGGTCTCCCTGTCGGGCCCGGCGAGTGGACTAGGGAGAAGGCGCGTTAGGTCGAGCTCGGGGCACAGCCGCAGCTCCATCGAGGGAGGTCCAGAAGAGGTCCAGACTACTAGACcggggcgagagagagatagaagaagaagctgggCCGCAAATTGGGGTCGAGCACGGTTCGTCCTCGTATGGAGAGACGGAGGGGAGCCGGTGCGTGTGGGTTCCCGGCCAGGATGCCCAGCGCagtacagcagcagcagatgtcGATCTGCCCGGGaccacgatgccggcgtACGAGGAatagtaacgttagtatgCAGTGTAGTGCGTCGTAAACCTGCAGACTCTGGAGGACGACACGAGGGGTTGACTGCATATCCCGCTGCAGAAAGGGAGTCGGGACAACATGAAACGTCaaggcatgcatgcatgcatacagtatacatgcATCGTGATCCGTGAGACTTAGTAGCGGTCAGAATCGAAGCAgaggccgccaccgtcggaCTCACTTAGACGGCAAGAGCAGAGCAGCTCCCTGATGACCGCCATTGCCAGATCCGTCCAGCTCGGAACCCGAGGGTAGAAAAGATGGGGAAGGAACGCCGGCGAACGGGCCCTctgccgcaccgcaccgcgccgccccgaTTGGTCATGtcgatccatccatcatccgACCAaccgacgtggccgccaagGTGGGAAAGAgcactcgtcctcgtctttgTGCGCCTGCTCGAAGCTGTACTTTCAAGCACTAACATCATCGTCCGTCCGGACTTGAATTGTCCAATCAATGACAAGCCCCCAACGCTGAGCCTCAGGCAGAAAATACGAATACACCTGGTTCAGGTTTCCTCATGAGCACAGCGCCCTTCATCCAATGGTCAATTCGGAGCATCTTCATTACCTAGGTTTGACGCTCACCTGAGCTACTATACCAACTTCGTCCGTACTGTCAGCGTCCGGCTCTATGGCAGAGACATCGCACAGACGCGGTCGACTTCATCTGACCTCCTTTGAAATTACTTGGTACGAAGACGATTGCCACCACTTTCCGCCACCTCTCACATGCAGCTCTGTCGGTCTCCGGGCCACCCTGGTTGCTCATCAGTGCGCCACCCTTGCACGGCACTTTGTGCGGGTTCTaacttcttcctcctccgtcccGGCCCAACAGCTCCAGCGGCTCCGACCGACAGCTTGTTGTTGGCCCGCGCTATAGCGTCCACGGTCGCGAGTCATCCACATCTCCAGGCAGAGGCATGAGAACAACAACGCTCTTTGAGAGCATCGCTACCACCGTCTCGACGCCACAACCTGCCTCCGCTCTCCGGCATTGTACACCTCGCCTCGGCTGCGGGCACAATTCTTGTTCCTCGGCACACTCGATCGCCTCCCTCCGGTCTATGAGGCCCACACTCAACAGGCGCTCCTCCAGGCCTGATGGACCGTGTTCCAGCTCAACATCAGCGTGTTGAACGTACTATTTCCTATCTTTGCGAAGGGAGAGCCATTGTTGTGACAATGCGGAAATTTGCTCCCCTGCGTTCGCATCCTTCGAGTTCAGATCGTCGCCCCTCGCAGCCAGACAGACAACCAAGATGCCCTGCCTCGGGTTACATCAACTAGCTTGTCACACGGACCCTGCCTGCATCCTTTCACCTCTGCCACCAGGCACAGGTGCCCCTCACCACCCTCACACCAGGGACCACATGGCAACGGTGGCCGTTTGCTGCGTAGACTAGTCAGGCAGCAGACGCTAACGGCCGCCAAAGGATAACTAAGCGGCTGGCCTTTTTGGCATTTCGTCGTttggcgagctcggcgcaTATTGTAGTTCCCTGTGCAGTGATCAACAAAATCACAGCAACCAATCCTCGGGCTGCCGGTGCCGTTCCTGGTCAGGTCAGCGGTGTGCGGCCCCGGTGTAACACCAAGCTGTTGTACATGAACAGCGGAAGATCTACGGAGTATGGAAATATCAATTACCGCAGCGctccggccgccggcgcacaGTTCGTCGCCTTTTCAACATATGTCTTAGAACGGCGGGGCTGACTGGACGTGTTCTCCTGGACACTACGCGACAAAATCCGGTACGTACATACGAGCGCCAGGAATTGCTGGCCCTGGCTTCCATCGGCAGACAACAGACGAATCTCGGGATCAACAAAGtcctacgaagtacgtatccgctcctcctcgagagTGGCACTGCATGCAATGTACCCCTCCACAGCAGGTCGCCTCCACTGTGTCAAAGCGGTGCCCGATGCTGCAAGCAGCGACCTTGCCAGGATGGCAGGCCATGGTTTATTCAACATCCAAACACCGCTGCCGAGGATGAGCAATGTTATGTTTGTCCCCAAATTAGCACATCGCAGCTAGGCCGTGATGTCGGTAAGCGGCCCATACGACCCGGGTGAAGACTCAGCCCCTTTCAGTTGGCGGAATCTCCCGCCACTGAGCCCCTCGAACTgtgccgccatggcgacggtcAAGCCAGCAAGCTTGGCGCTCAATATGGCATTGCTCGGGAACCGGACGATTGACCTGTAATTCGGTCTTCCCGCTACGTAGACCAAATACAGACAAGTAAGTGCGTAGCCGCGTGGCGGTCATCAGCGGACGGCATCTCGCAGCCACAAATGATATCGGTCGAATTGGCCGGAGAGCAAGCCGCGCCGCACGGCCGCAAGGTTCCGTCGGCCAATCCACGACGCTTGTCATTTACACATGGGACGAAGAGAAAATAAAGAAAGACAATCGGAAACGGATAGCGGCCATGTGCGATAGCACACGTGCCTCATGAGCTGCCCCTAAGGTCCTCAGCGGGAGAGGGGCGCGCGGTCAGACCCAGGCAGATCCGAGCGTTCGTGTGTGTTAAAttggcaacggcggcgctgcgatGGCGCCAGTAGCACAAAAACGGCGGGATCTAGAACCGGAGCTGAAAAAGTAAACCTCAACACAGGCGCAAAGTAGAGGCTGACAAGTCATTGGATCAGGAACAAAAATCGAAATGACATGGGGGCCCAGCAGTGGCTAGCATGGACGTTTTTCACCAGAACCAAACAAACCAaccatggctggctggcgttaTGCCGTGCTTGCGGCATGCGAGCCATGCAAGCCACAGGCAGCAGTCCGATGCGATCGCCGCTCAGTGTCCCTTCCGGGGGAGAGGTGAACCAAAAAAATCTGCATCACAACAACTACAGATCTCATGGGACTGGGCGCATGTGAGACGTGTTCGAGATTGCTGCATCGGAGCGCATGGCAAAGTCGCATCGTATCGCATCGCATTGCACCCCTCGCGGCTCAGATTTGCCTTTACGTCGTCATTGCTGTCCGGCGATTGCCCGAGTCGGTAGCAAAGGGTttggccgccgcagcagcgaaaCACACGATGCATCCCTTCCCTGGCAGTCGTCTTACTGTGTGGCAGCTCGGAAGTATCTGTGGTATCATCACTGCCGGGTGCCTCTGCGTCTAGGCcctaggtacgaagtaggtagaTTCTGCGAGCACCTGCATCGCGTtgcgccctgccgccgccactcaGGCGATGAGGGTGGTGCCCTTGACCCTGCCGCTCTCCATCTTGGCCGTCCTGGCTCCGAATTGTATCTGAAACGCCGTTTagcacggcgcagcagccggaTTCGGGGCcccgcgggggcgggcgcggacaGAGACTCGCAACTTACAGCACGCTTCTTCTCGGCAGCCACGAACGGCATGCCGAGctcctgggcgaggaggcgcaaGACGCGTTTGCCCGGTTCTACGGCATCATCCCCGCCGGCGGCTTGGTTTTCAAAGTCGCACTTTTCCCACACGGGGGTTTCGATTGCCCACTTGACAAGGCCCTCGTCAAGATAGGGGAACCTCACCTCTCGCTCCCAGTGCGCCATGGCACGGTCATCTCGACCAAGATTTCTCTTGCCAAGCCGGCCAACGTCGAGCTTCAGCTCGTCGTTGAGGCCTTCGTATCCGCGTCTGGAGAAGGCAGTGGCGTGGCGAATGTACCCTCCAAAGAGTTCGTCAGCTCCCAAGCCCGAGAGCAGCACGCGGGCCGTCGTTGTGTAGGGCCGCGATTCTGAACACGGGCCGTCCTGGCTGAGACCCTGACCGCGCGATGCAAAGTAGAGGGCATAGGCGATGGACAGGTCCATCTCGGTGTTGTGTGGATATATCAGGTCGACGACTTCGGACCTGTGGGAGCGCGTCAAGGAATAGGGGACGTTTACCTTGAAGCTTTGGTCAGTGCACGTGTCGACGTTATCGGTAATGATAGGCATTTCTCAGCTTACGCAGACCAGTCGCCACCGTCTCGTCGGGCAGAcagcgacgagctcggcaaAAGACTTACGCCCTGTGATTCTGTCAGGGCAGAGTTCGTACAAGCCTTGCTCAGAGGTGGTCTTGTGCTGGGCTGCTATCCTGGGATTCTCAAAGGCCACGTTCAAGAGGTCTATGGCTTGGTCCGAGGGCAGCAGGTCACTGGTGAGCCGCGCCAGGACGGTGCAGTCCAACCCGCCGGAGAATAGGACGGCGACCCTGGCATCGGTCGATGACGTCTTGGGAGGCTCCGGCACCTGGAGGACGCGGTATCTCAGGGAATCAGTGAGGTGGTCCCGTAAGTAGCCTACAGAGGGTGCGTTCCGAGTCAAGCTGCCTCGAGCACTTGCTGTGGAGGCGTTGAACACGCCGAGACTCGAGACCTGAGCAGGGATGTCAGCCGCATACAGGACGAGCATCTGCCCTCAAACTCACGAGTTGATCGTCTGCGGCCCAGTCATGTCTGTGGGGTGTCATCTCAGCATCAGACAAAGTACTCAGGTCCAGCGTATAGCAGCCAtcagcctcgacctcggcccAGTTTTGCGAGGAGGATTCTGCAACGCTTGACAGAGAGAATCCATCACACGTCTCGAACATGAGGGACCTGCGGCCGAGACGGTCGCGCCCATAATaaaggcggcgagcgggctTGTCAAAGAAGATGAAGGCAAACGGGCCCTCGATGTCGCGCAACACACGGAGAacgaggtcgccggcgccgccaccaccaccattacCGCCGCTcccatcggcgccgcggcgactggCCGCTACCAGCTCCGTCAGGATGGCCTCACCATCGTTGCCCCGAACCGGGCGGCCACGGAACTTCCAGGCCTCGCCATTCCAGCATAGGACGGAGCCCGAGGACTCGTCAACGAGAGGCTGCCTGGCGACGTGGTCTCCGCGCAGGGCCAGGACGGTCGAGGTGAAGGTGAGGTACAGCGCCTTGTCCacggggccgtcgccgtggtggccgtcgtcCAGACGTGCGTGGACGGTGCTACAGTGGTCGGGGCCTCGGCTCCGAAGGCGCCTCTCCAGGGTCTGGGAGGGGGCGCGATGTGCAGACCTGGAGATGGTCGCGTGGATGCCGCACATGCTCGCTCCGCGGTGGGCGGTATCGGAACGGGCACAGGCGGCAGGCGTTTGAGACGAAGGGGTAGTGAGGAgagcgctggcggcggcggcgacgtcgtgattgccgtggtggtggtggtgatggtggtggtggtggtgagcgaAAGGGTCGGCCACTGCCAAACTCGACGTTTTGAATGTTGAAAGTTCCCTCCTCAGCTCAGTGGGTATTAGTTATCGCGTGTCGCACCACGCGCCTGAGGCCCCacctggagccgccgcccaggaggGCCGCATGGGCCCTGATGAGCCACCATCGGATGGCGCTGACATCAGCGTCTGGGGCCTCTCATCAAGTATGGAGCGATGGAAGGGGGTAATGATATAATAAGGCAGTGTCTCCCTGGTGCAGGAACAAAACCCTGGAGGCCCTGTCATTGTGCTGCAAATCCTCATCTCCACGCTGGCGGACAGGGCTCCGCTGCATTCTCTTTGAACAGGAATTGTTCATCATTGAGAGAAATCCCCTTTCCATGAGCGGTCGCGGCACGTATGTATTTCAGCATGAACGAGTGAAACGATGTAGTTACCCAGTAATTCGTAGGGATCTACAGATTATATACCAAGTACGAAGCCCTAGactccatcatcatcacaggCCCTGTATACTGTGCCTCGGACCCCCACAACACGAATGCCCGTACGTACATGTCGATGATGTGAGACCAGCGGAACATGAACAATAGCAGCGATATCCTCGCTGGCAAGAAGGATGACCTCACCTCAAGTCCCGAAAATGATGAGAGTCCACGTGCCGCGGCATCCTTTTCAAACCCATAAAACTCGCTGACGGGCTCCAGAACTGCGCCCGAAGGATTCGACAGGTTCGCTGACCAAGACGCAAGGGACCATGCTGCTTTTCTATTTTTGCTCCGACgatcgtcgcggcgccgcggagcgCTAGTAGTagttagtacgtacgtagtagcaGTGGGAGTACTACGCAGTAGTAGTtgcagggctggctgctggACACCCCCCGCAAGTTGGCGCCCCGTCGACGGTTCGGTTCGTGGTGGCAATGTCATCATCCCGACGAGCCTCCTCTcccggtgggcggcgggtgtcATCAGGGGCCTGGGACGCGCGATGGGATCTTCGCCTAGGCCGGATCGCGGCTGACCGTTTCCAGCCGATTATAAAGCCCCGGGGGGCTCCTTTCTACGTGCTCCGGGATCTTGTAGAGTTCACGATCCGGGCCCTGCTAAGAACAACATACTtatgacgatggcgccgttCTTTCAGTCTCTCAGCCAagtggccgtcgtcgcccttgcgctCATCTCGAACGGTAAGTCGGGTCAAGACTTGGTTGGGGAGAGAAGCTGCTCTTCCCCCAAAAAGCAGCTCTCAGGCTAACACAAGCACGTCCTCCCAAAAGCCCAagcagcgcctcctcccaccgacgcggcgaggcagctcgacgaccgaGCCGGCAAGGTGCCGCTGCGCCTCATGCCGCTGGGCGCCTCCATCACGGCCGGcctgcgctcctcgacgggcaaCGGCTACCGGCAGGacctgcgcgcgctgctcgtcaaGGACGGCCACCCCATCGACATGGTCGGGTCGCGCAAGTCGGGCACCATGAAGGACAACGACAACGAAGGGTGGTCTGGGTTCCGCATCGGGCaggtcgaggccaaggcgcgcgcgtcggtccccgggctgctgcccaaCCTCTTCTGCGTCAACGCGGGCACCAACGACTGCGCGCAGGGGTtcgacgtgggcggcgcgggcgcgcgcatggGCGACATGCTCG from Purpureocillium takamizusanense chromosome 6, complete sequence encodes:
- a CDS encoding uncharacterized protein (COG:E~EggNog:ENOG503NVJ7) translates to MCGIHATISRSAHRAPSQTLERRLRSRGPDHCSTVHARLDDGHHGDGPVDKALYLTFTSTVLALRGDHVARQPLVDESSGSVLCWNGEAWKFRGRPVRGNDGEAILTELVAASRRGADGSGGNGGGGGAGDLVLRVLRDIEGPFAFIFFDKPARRLYYGRDRLGRRSLMFETCDGFSLSSVAESSSQNWAEVEADGCYTLDLSTLSDAEMTPHRHDWAADDQLVSSLGVFNASTASARGSLTRNAPSVGYLRDHLTDSLRYRVLQVPEPPKTSSTDARVAVLFSGGLDCTVLARLTSDLLPSDQAIDLLNVAFENPRIAAQHKTTSEQGLYELCPDRITGRKSFAELVAVCPTRRWRLVCVNVPYSLTRSHRSEVVDLIYPHNTEMDLSIAYALYFASRGQGLSQDGPCSESRPYTTTARVLLSGLGADELFGGYIRHATAFSRRGYEGLNDELKLDVGRLGKRNLGRDDRAMAHWEREVRFPYLDEGLVKWAIETPVWEKCDFENQAAGGDDAVEPGKRVLRLLAQELGMPFVAAEKKRAVSCESLSAPAPAGPRIRLLRRAKRRFRYNSEPGRPRWRAAGSRAPPSSPEWRRQGATRCRCSQNLPTSYLGPRRRGTRQ
- a CDS encoding uncharacterized protein (COG:E~EggNog:ENOG503NVJ7), encoding MCGIHATISRSAHRAPSQTLERRLRSRGPDHCSTVHARLDDGHHGDGPVDKALYLTFTSTVLALRGDHVARQPLVDESSGSVLCWNGEAWKFRGRPVRGNDGEAILTELVAASRRGADGSGGNGGGGGAGDLVLRVLRDIEGPFAFIFFDKPARRLYYGRDRLGRRSLMFETCDGFSLSSVAESSSQNWAEVEADGCYTLDLSTLSDAEMTPHRHDWAADDQLVSSLGVFNASTASARGSLTRNAPSVGYLRDHLTDSLRYRVLQVPEPPKTSSTDARVAVLFSGGLDCTVLARLTSDLLPSDQAIDLLNVAFENPRIAAQHKTTSEQGLYELCPDRITGRKSFAELVAVCPTRRWRLVCVNVPYSLTRSHRSEVVDLIYPHNTEMDLSIAYALYFASRGQGLSQDGPCSESRPYTTTARVLLSGLGADELFGGYIRHATAFSRRGYEGLNDELKLDVGRLGKRNLGRDDRAMAHWEREVRFPYLDEGLVKWAIETPVWEKCDFENQAAGGDDAVEPGKRVLRLLAQELGMPFVAAEKKRAIQFGARTAKMESGRVKGTTLIA
- a CDS encoding uncharacterized protein (COG:G~SECRETED:SignalP(1-26~SECRETED:cutsite=AQA-AP~SECRETED:prob=0.8175)~CAZy:CE3~EggNog:ENOG503PDEX), coding for MTMAPFFQSLSQVAVVALALISNAQAAPPPTDAARQLDDRAGKVPLRLMPLGASITAGLRSSTGNGYRQDLRALLVKDGHPIDMVGSRKSGTMKDNDNEGWSGFRIGQVEAKARASVPGLLPNLFCVNAGTNDCAQGFDVGGAGARMGDMLEYLWRASPESTVVLSTLLLNLNATREACGLRVNEQIRKLAADKAAAGRRVVLVDMHAADGPQRGDMADDTHPGDGGYRKMADIWHRGIREAEAKGFLKPPHKKPSSP